TCTTAACCGTTTGTATTTTACTTTCTCGCCTCGTACCAGCATTGCATGATGTATTTAGATCATATGCGGTTCTTGATTTAAAATCATATTCTTACAAATTAGAAATGCTGTATTCACCAGGATTTTGGCTCGGTATGACTTGTTTATTTACTATTATTTTCTTCCGCATTCCATCTCATATTATGAAACAATCACTCTTACAAACGATAAAACAATGGATCCCGTTCGCTATTACAACGACAATGTTTATTGCTATTTCAGAACTAATGGGCGCATCTGGCATGCATTCATTATTAGCAAAAACAGCTGGTGACACATTTGGAACATTTTTCGTTTTCGTTGCTCCATTCATCGGTGGTATCGGTGGCTTTTTAACAGGTAGCAATGCAGGATCAAATGCGATGTTCATAAAACTACAAATGCAAACCGCACAAAACGTAGCGCTCCCGTGGCAATACGTCACAACACTGCAAAACACCGCATCGTCAGTAGCGACAATCGCTTGCCCGTCACGGATTACACTAGGTGCGTATTTATGTAACATCCTGTATCGTGAAAATGAACTATTAAAGAAGACGACATTAATGATTTTTGGTGCGGTATTACTTATAGTAGTGGAAGTTATTTTCTGGTATATGTTGAGAAATTAAAAATTCTCCTATATTTAGGAGGATTTTTTTTGTTACTGGATAATGCTTTAAATTATGAAAAGCTGCTACTAAATGAATAGGAGATGAAATGTATGGCCCTAAAAAACTACGGCGTGTTAAAAGGTACAGCTATACAATCAAAGATGGGAAAAGGGAAAACACCTCATTATCAAGTTCATTTACAAGGCGAAGCAGAAGTAGATTATCGCATTGCAATTAACGTAAAGTCGCAAAGTTATCCGTCAGAAGTGTTATATTTTGCGAGTGACAATATTCGGTCAGAGGCGATTCATATTTTACCGACGTTACCATTTGGTTTTACAGAAATAAAAAATAATGAACCGAAAGTAGCTTTAGACTACGTAAGAGGTAATGTATTTGATTCGAAACAAATGATTCCTTTACCTGCTGAAAAAGCAGGAGTAGACAATGATTTAAATGAAAAAATAGAACGTTATATAAAACGAGCAATAGAAGAAAAAGCAATTATTTATGCGTTTGGTGAAAGATGGGGACCCGAAGAAAATATACCCGATTCTTACTTTCATTTCGAACCAGGAAACGGGATACACGATATTCACATGAATCAAGGAAATGTAGAGAAATGGAAAGGTGATAATGGTATATGGCAAGATGGAGGAATACTTATTCAATTTGAAAAGGAAGAAGAATGGGTCGGTATCTTTCTTGCTTTCCAATCACAGTCATGGTGTACCGATGAAGAGGGACATGCTCGTGTGCCGGTTGAGCATTGTGATTATAAGAGGAATAATTGAGAAGAAGAGGGCGTTCAAAAAGAACGCCCTCCTCTTATTTTATAAAAACCAAAACTAACAAGTGTAGAAATACAAGAGAACAGCAGTGCCACACTAGAAAACGCAATGAGGTACATATTATACTTCATCAATTTTCCAATTAGTTGGTTGCTATCATACTGAAACAGTCCCGCTATGATGTTGAATAAAAATAACACGATAAACATGACGATGACACCGTCTATTGATCCTTTAATGTCTGGTTTACTTAAAGCGATATGGGCAGAAATACAAATGGCGATAAATAAAAATAGCCAAAAGGAAGGATTCAATAAGTTACCTATTGTAAATAAGCTTTTCAATAATACGAAAGTCGATAAGAGCATGTTTTGCAACATTTCTAAATTAATAGAAGTAGTAGCGATTGTTTTTTCGAGAGCGGTATTAAATAAGAAATATGAATCTGGTACGAAATAGCGCATTAAAAGGATTAATGCGGTAATACCAGAAATAATAGGCCCGATGCCGATAAAGAAGTTCCCAATTCGTTGATATACACTTTTTTGATTGTATTGATGTTGTACGTAGCCTAAAGCGCCCTGACTTGTATCTGTTGGGAAAAACTGCGTTGCTACAATTTTATGACGAAATAGTACACACATAATGGCATGTCCAAGTTCGTGAATCGGAACACCGATCCAAGCTGTTAAAAGGAAGCCTTTTCTTCCAAAAGCTCTCGACCAATACATTCGTGTGAGAGATTCTAAATAGCCTAATAGAAATCCAATTACAATGATAACGCCAATTAAGGAAAATAATTGGATTACGCTTGTAAGGAGTATTTGAAAAATTGAGTTTACCAATTCCATTGCCAGTCATCCAATCTGTTAGAAACATTATTTATTCTGTTTCATAATAGCATTTTTTTTCAAGATTGCTAGCACATATATTTTCTTTCGGAAGGAGGATTTCAGAATCTTTTTCTTGTAGTCATGTTTTATGTACAAAGTCATATATTGAATTTGTAACACCCTATATGGTATCTGCTTAAGGGGGGAATGCGAGAATGAAATGTCTGGCGTGTCATACAGAAAATGCAACAGAGGCAAAGTTTTGCGGGAATTGTGGACATTCGTTGACGGAGGGGGCAGTAGCGAGTAGTTCACAGGAAGAAGGTGAGCAACAAGTACGCGTAGAACAAGCGAAGGAAACTCGTCCGAATGAAACGGTAGAGAAAGCGAAGCGATTTGCGAGTGGGTATTTTCAGTTTTTTAAACATGCTTTCAAAGCACCAACAGCGATTATGAAAAGCGGCAAGGTTGAAGTACGAAATGGAATTGTAAGTCTTGTTCTTATTTGTTTTTTAGGAGCATGTATTTTTTATAGAATGATGAGTGCTGGGGCAGCACTTACGAGAACATTAGCGCCAGATTTATCTACTCCTTCTTTCTTTGGAGACTCTATAACGGTCTTTTTATTTTTACTAATTTTAACTTTATTTGTCGGATTTATTATTTTTGTAAGTGGAAAGATGATGAAATCTTCATTTTCATTTCTTGAAGTATTCGGTGTGTGGGGAACGATAGCGACGCCAGCTATTGCTATATTAGTTCTTTCTTTTCTGTTTAGCTTTTTATTAATCTTTTTCTTACCAATCTTATTAGGGCTGGCTACAACGTATATGTCAATTAGTATAATTGTCGCTATAGTAAAGCTAGATAACGGCGGATTAGACCTTATTTATACACTTCTTATCGCAAATGTTTTAATTGGAATTGCAACATTCATTGTACTGTGGTCTTACATTAGCACGATAATTCAAACCTTTACACAGGGATTCACTGGCTTCTAACGAAAAGGTGGTTGAATGTATGTACAAAGTATGGAACTTAGTTTGAAGATGGTTTGCAATTTTATCAAAACCTTGGTATGTAATATAATGGCTTCATCTTTCCTGATAGTGATATCCGAAAATTAACGAGTGGGGACTTAACATATTTATCGAAAGAATAATTGAAAATAGAGAGAAACGAAATATACGCAAGGCATAGACATATTTTTCAAAACAGTCTCGGTATAGAGAAAATCCGTATTAGACAGGAAAGCTAACGGCTATTGAATCTTATAATGTGGAACTCATTAAATAAAGAGAATAGAACACGTGAAAAAGGTACAGTGCGTAACTGTACCTTTTTTATGGTTATTTATCTGAACCAGGATCCCTTGAGAAAAAGATGTGAAAGAGAAATGTGACTTTACTGGATCCTCCTGATGTACTAGCTTGTATATGTGATAAAGGACCAGACGTTAATGCTGCCTCGGAATGGGGTGGTACGACTATTTTGAGCGCATGATCTGATTCTGGTGAAGCAGTAACAGTAATTGTATCATCAGAGAAGTTTATAATTTTAACAGAACCGACTGGAAAGATGGACTTGCCAGCATGTGATGCTGAAGCGAATTGGGTAGCTTTCCAAATATCTTGCGCAAATGTATCATCGTTAGATAGCCAAGCACGAGCGCTATATATTGTTGCATTAATGGAAAATTCTTGGTCAAGTGAGACGGCGGGTTTCGGTTCTTTTGGTTCTTGCGGTTCATCTGGAAGATGGGCGAGAAGGCCGGCGCACATATATTTCACCTACTTTCAATAGTAACTGTTATAGCATATTAAACATGTTGTTTATAAGGCACGACGGTTACCTATTCACGTATAGGTTTGTGCACTAAATTTGAAGATGAAATTCTCTTTCTTTACAATAGAAGTAGGTGTTATTTCTATAAAATATGGAAAACGTAAAGAGTATGTAAAAAAGAAGGAGTGGTAAAGTGAACTATGTCATTATTGGCGGAGATGCAGCTGGTATGAGTGCAGCTATGCAAATTGTTAGAAACGATGAAAATGCAAATGTTGTGACGCTAGAAAAAGGTGAAATTTATTCGTATGCGCAGTGTGGGTTACCGTATGTCATTAGTGGTGCTATCGCTTCAACGGAAAAGTTAATCGCGCGTAATGTAAAGACGTTTCGTGATAAATACGGAATTGATGCGAAAGTACGACATGAAGTAACGAAAGTAGATACGGAAAAGAAAATAGTATACGCAGAGCATACGAAGACGAAAGATGTTTTTGAATTTTCGTATGACCGTTTATTAATTGCGACCGGAGTACGTCCTGTTATGCCAGAATGGGAAGGGCGAGATTTACAAGGCGTTCATCTTTTAAAAACAATCCCAGATGCTGAGCGCATATTAAAAACACTAGAAACGAATAAAGTTGAGGATGTAACTATTATTGGCGGTGGTGCAATTGGGCTGGAAATGGCAGAAACATTCGTCGAACTTGGTAAGAAAGTAAGAATGATTGAGCGAAATGATCATATCGGTACGATTTATGATGGGGATATGGCGGAGTATATATATAAAGAGGCAGATAAACATCATATTGAAATTTTAACGAATGAAAATGTAAAAGCGTTTAAAGGGAATGAACGAGTAGAAGCAGTTGAAACGGATAAAGGTACGTATAAAGCGGATCTTGTTTTAGTATCTGTCGGAGTGAAGCCGAATACTGATTTTCTTGAAGGAACGAATATACGTACAAATCATAAAGGGGCAATCGAGGTAAATGCATATATGCAAACGAATGTGCAAGACGTATATGCAGCTGGTGATTGTGCGACACATTATCACGTGATAAAAGAAATTCATGATCATATTCCAATTGGAACAACTGCAAATAAACAAGGGCGACTTGCTGGACTGAATATGCTAGATAAACGAAGAGCTTTTAAAGGAACGTTAGGTACAGGCATTATTAAATTTATGAATTTGACGCTCGCAAGAACAGGCTTAAATGAAAAAGAAGCAAAAGGACTACATATCCCGTATAAAACAGTCAAAGTAGATTCGACTAATATGGCGGGCTATTATCCAAATGCGAAACCACTTTACTTGAAATTACTATACCGTTCTGACACGAAACAATTATTAGGTGGACAAGTAATTGGAGAAGAAGGTGTAGATAAACGGATTGATGTAATCGCAATGGCACTCTTCAATAAAATGAGCATTCACGATTTAGAAGATGTGGACTTAAGTTATGCACCACCATATAACAGCGTTTGGGATCCAATTCAGCAAGCGGCAAGGCGAGCGGAATAGCACTTTTTAAGTGCTATTTTTTTCGTTAAAGGGTAATCATCATTTTTGTAGAATGAAGAGGGTTGGGAAATAGTTACATATAGGGAAGGGGATCATTAAAAATGTTTATAACACTTCAAGCGGTTCAAGAATCAGAAAAAGAGATATTACGTAATTTGTACGCACTATATCTTCATGACCTCTCTACATTCACTCCACATATAACGATTGGGGCAAATGGATTTTTTGAATTCGAAGATTTGCATATGTTTTGGGTAAATGATGGAATTACTCCGTATTTTATTAAAGGTGATAATGATATTGTAGGATTTTTATTGCTACTGGAACGTCCATTCTTAAAGAAGGAAAATGACTTTAGTATTCATGACATTTTCATATTGAATCAATACAAGGGGAAAGGAATCGGTAAACAAGTTATTAAGAATGTACTAAAAGAGAAACGAGGGCAATATTTCGTTATCGAACTTGTGAAAAATGTACCAGCTGTTTCTTTTTGGAAGAAAGTATATAGGGAGCTAAACATCGAATTTGATGAGAAAATACAGTTAATCGACGATGAAGAATGCCTCGTGCAAATGTTTAAAATACAATGAGATTGGTGCTCCTAGTATATTACTTTGAAATTTAACTTTATTTTGAATATACCGTTCACCCTTGAAAACATAGTACGTATCGCTTATATTGTCATATAGTATTTAGTTTTTAAACAAAGCAATGAACGAACCAGGGGGCACAGTATGGCAATTAACATGAAAACAATCGAAGAATGGATTGCTGAATCAAACGCAAGACATGAAGAAGACTTTGGAAACGTTGTTGAAGAGATGAAAGAAGTATGCATTGGACTTGATAATGCGACATTAATTTATACGAAAAACGTATTTTGTTTCGGTAAGAAAGTAGAAGTATTGTTCTTCTTCCAAGACCATGTCGTGATCGGACAAGAAAAAAACGAATATGTTGAGATTGAAAAATTAAAGTATGATGCCATTACACATAGTAACTTAAAAACAAACGATAAAAATACAACGTTAGAATTAAAGTTTGCTAACGGACAATCTATCAATTTAGATAGTTTAAATGATAACTACGGTACGAAAAACTGGTTATTTGCGAGACAAATTAAGAGTATTTTTAAATTAATCTAGTAAAAAAAGCACGCCGATGAGCGGCGTGCTTCTAATTACGTAAATCCCCTTTTAACCAATTCCGCGCTCGATACGCTCCAACAGGAATTTGAATAAGTGACGTTTCATTTCCAGCATCTATCCCGTATAACTGATCACATGAATTTGTATCAAAACTAAGTAACGGATGCCCGCCCATCCCCATTGCGGTCGCTGCAAAAACGAGTTTGTGAACGAGTATACCTGCTTCCATTTGATGAATACGGTACCCTCTATAGCCTAATGCATTTGTATAGTAATCTTTCTTTCCGACTACATGTAAGCAAAGTGGTACTTGAAAAAGGTTTATGTTATCCATCGTCATACTAGATTGAAGGGGATAACGAAGGTCTCCGTACCGAATTGGCTGGATGGAATGAGTTTTACTGTTATAAGCGTAAGCACCGTTTTTTATATCTTTTACGTTATAGAAACATCCATATAATGAGACGCGCGCATTTTCATTTACATACGTACCATCAAGGTCGTTGGAATAAGGGAAGGAGAGACTCGCTTCTTGTAGTAAAGTAGCGAGCTCGGCCGCATCCCATTTCGTTAAAATAAAGTCAGCATCAGGGGAATACCGTTTTCTGCAAAGTTGTAAGAAATCATAAGATAAACGCTCTACTTTCGGCAGTTGTACAGCATGCGCATGATGTTGATAGTACTCTTCATGAGCTAGTGTTTGGAACTGTGCTGTCGATTCAATCATAGAGGCTTCATTTATTTTTGTTATCATCGGATATTCATTTACATATTTTGAGCGAACGAAATGTTCATGTGCTAAAGGCGGAATTTGTTGTAACAACTCATGAGAAGTAACTGTTTTAATTTCACGGTAATCATTGTGAAACCAATTAAATTGCGGTTCTGTACTGAAAGGAACGACAGCATACACGCTTTCTTCTCCTTCTGACAGTCCGAGTAAATGATTAATTGCACGGTCTAGAAATTGAAAATATACGCCATTTGTGTAGCCGA
This genomic window from Bacillus anthracis str. Vollum contains:
- a CDS encoding DUF2278 family protein yields the protein MALKNYGVLKGTAIQSKMGKGKTPHYQVHLQGEAEVDYRIAINVKSQSYPSEVLYFASDNIRSEAIHILPTLPFGFTEIKNNEPKVALDYVRGNVFDSKQMIPLPAEKAGVDNDLNEKIERYIKRAIEEKAIIYAFGERWGPEENIPDSYFHFEPGNGIHDIHMNQGNVEKWKGDNGIWQDGGILIQFEKEEEWVGIFLAFQSQSWCTDEEGHARVPVEHCDYKRNN
- a CDS encoding zinc ribbon domain-containing protein; this translates as MKCLACHTENATEAKFCGNCGHSLTEGAVASSSQEEGEQQVRVEQAKETRPNETVEKAKRFASGYFQFFKHAFKAPTAIMKSGKVEVRNGIVSLVLICFLGACIFYRMMSAGAALTRTLAPDLSTPSFFGDSITVFLFLLILTLFVGFIIFVSGKMMKSSFSFLEVFGVWGTIATPAIAILVLSFLFSFLLIFFLPILLGLATTYMSISIIVAIVKLDNGGLDLIYTLLIANVLIGIATFIVLWSYISTIIQTFTQGFTGF
- a CDS encoding FAD-dependent oxidoreductase, with product MNYVIIGGDAAGMSAAMQIVRNDENANVVTLEKGEIYSYAQCGLPYVISGAIASTEKLIARNVKTFRDKYGIDAKVRHEVTKVDTEKKIVYAEHTKTKDVFEFSYDRLLIATGVRPVMPEWEGRDLQGVHLLKTIPDAERILKTLETNKVEDVTIIGGGAIGLEMAETFVELGKKVRMIERNDHIGTIYDGDMAEYIYKEADKHHIEILTNENVKAFKGNERVEAVETDKGTYKADLVLVSVGVKPNTDFLEGTNIRTNHKGAIEVNAYMQTNVQDVYAAGDCATHYHVIKEIHDHIPIGTTANKQGRLAGLNMLDKRRAFKGTLGTGIIKFMNLTLARTGLNEKEAKGLHIPYKTVKVDSTNMAGYYPNAKPLYLKLLYRSDTKQLLGGQVIGEEGVDKRIDVIAMALFNKMSIHDLEDVDLSYAPPYNSVWDPIQQAARRAE
- a CDS encoding GNAT family N-acetyltransferase, which encodes MFITLQAVQESEKEILRNLYALYLHDLSTFTPHITIGANGFFEFEDLHMFWVNDGITPYFIKGDNDIVGFLLLLERPFLKKENDFSIHDIFILNQYKGKGIGKQVIKNVLKEKRGQYFVIELVKNVPAVSFWKKVYRELNIEFDEKIQLIDDEECLVQMFKIQ
- a CDS encoding DUF3908 family protein; its protein translation is MAINMKTIEEWIAESNARHEEDFGNVVEEMKEVCIGLDNATLIYTKNVFCFGKKVEVLFFFQDHVVIGQEKNEYVEIEKLKYDAITHSNLKTNDKNTTLELKFANGQSINLDSLNDNYGTKNWLFARQIKSIFKLI
- a CDS encoding SagB family peptide dehydrogenase; this translates as MQLDTFLHHLHFSIDEIMPNHEIDWEDAPLPYKLYRNLPIIPLSLEIPLSLPNSSTTPTLDEIGHYLWCSFGLTQLCQLNSEKILFRRSIPSGGALYPNELYIYLKIDDYPDGIYHYDAAHHRLILLREGNFDSYITEALGNRCNIQSCFGAAFVSTMFWKNFFKYNNFSYRLQGLDSGVLIGQLLECAKQFGYTNGVYFQFLDRAINHLLGLSEGEESVYAVVPFSTEPQFNWFHNDYREIKTVTSHELLQQIPPLAHEHFVRSKYVNEYPMITKINEASMIESTAQFQTLAHEEYYQHHAHAVQLPKVERLSYDFLQLCRKRYSPDADFILTKWDAAELATLLQEASLSFPYSNDLDGTYVNENARVSLYGCFYNVKDIKNGAYAYNSKTHSIQPIRYGDLRYPLQSSMTMDNINLFQVPLCLHVVGKKDYYTNALGYRGYRIHQMEAGILVHKLVFAATAMGMGGHPLLSFDTNSCDQLYGIDAGNETSLIQIPVGAYRARNWLKGDLRN